The Rhizobiaceae bacterium genome contains the following window.
CTTCGCCATCAGCGCGAGCGTATCGCGACGGCTCCGCCGCCTGAAACCATCGGACCTGTGTCAGCGACGCTTCTGTATTGCGCTTTCATTGGCAATCCTGCTCGCGGGTTGCGCCTCCAGGCCGACCGGAGTGCTCGGCGTGTACAATGCAACTGCACCCGGCACGACGAAGGTCGATATGCTGGTGGCGACCACACGGGCGCCCTCCGACACTCCCGGCATCGTCTATTCAGGCGAGCGCGGAACGGGAATTTCGCTTACGTCTTTCGCGATTTCCATTCCGCCTGACCAGAATCGGCAGGTGGGTCAGGTGCAGTGGCCAACCCGGCTGCCCCCCGACCCGTCGCGCGATTTCACGACGATTGGTGTTACTCCGCTAACCGGAGCAGCCGAGGCTCGCGGCTGGCTGAAGAAGCACTTGCCGAAGAGCCGCCGCGTACTGATCTTCGTTCATGGTTTCAACAACGGGTTCGAGGACGCAGTTTATCGATTTGCCCAGATCGCACACGATTCACATGCGGATGCGGCACCCGTTCTGTTCACCTGGCCATCGCGCGGCAGTGTCTTCGCCTATGGGTTTGACCGCGAAAGTGCAAATTTCTCACGCGATGCGTTCGAAGAAACGGTCTGGAGGATTGCGCAGGATCCGACGGTGAGCGACGTCACCATAATGGGGCATTCCATGGGCGCATGGCTGGTGATGGAAAGCTTGCGGCAGTTAGCAATACGCCACGGAAAGTTGCCCGACAGCATCCACAACGTCATCCTGGCTTCTCCCGACATCGACGTCGATGTGTTCAGGACACAGTGGCAGGCTTTGAACAGCCCGGCGGTTCGCTTCACGGTATTCGTTTCGCAAGCGGATCGGGCTCTGGCGCTGTCGCGCCGGCTTGCTGGCAGGATCGACCGGCTTGGTCAAATCGATGTCAATTCTGCCGCCAACTACGCGCCACTGGAAAAAGCCGGCATCGTCATAATCAGCCTCAGCGGTCTGCGCGTCGGGGACTCTCTGAACCATAGCAAGTTCGCCGAATCCCCGGAAGTCGTCCGGCTTATTGGCACGCGATTGGTGGCCGGGCAGGTCATAGACGATTCAGACCCCAGCCTCGGCGAGCGGATCGGCATTGCCGCCATGGGCGTCGGTTCGGCGGTCGGCGGGGCAACTGGCGCGGTCATCACCGCGCCGATCGTGGTGCTCGATCCGAATTCGCGCCGAACTTATAACGAGCAGGTGAACCAGGTCGGTAGTGCAGCTGCAAGCGTAATGGAGCCACTTGAATAGAAAGGCTGCCTGCGCCTGCTGTTTTGGCTTCAGAACTGCCATATCATGGGTACAAGAAACACAGAGACCACGAAGAACCAGATCATAAGAGGCAGGCCAAGCTTCCAGTAATCGCTGAAAGCATAGCCACCGGGTCCCATAACCATCAGGTTCGTCGGGGTCGCGATTGGGGTGAGGAAAGCTGCCGCCGCCGCGACTGCCGTGCTCATCAGCACCGGTCGGGGCGAGATGCCCATGTTCATCGCTGCTGCGACGCCGATTGGGATGATAATCAATGCAGTGGCCGTATTGCTGATCAGTTGTCCCATGATAGCGGTCAGGACGAACAGGCCGGCCAGTAGAGCCAGGGGCCCCGCATCGCCGACGAGCGCAACAAGACGTTCCGCCATTAGCTGCGCTGCACCGGTTTCCACCATGGCGGTCGACAGTGGCATCATGGCGCCGACCAGGATCACTGTCGTCCAGCCTATTGCGCGATACGATTGCTCTACGCTGAGGATGCCGGACAGAATGATCGCGCCGGCGGCGAGCAAGCCGGCGACAGCCGACGGCACCCAACCCGTGGCGAGCAGCAGTACCATGCCGAGCAGGATGACAATGGCCTGACGCGCGCCCGGTCCCATTGGGACTGCCTGACGCCGGACAAGTTCGGGCGAACTCACAACGAGGACGTTCGGATCATCCAGATTGATGTCCAGCGCCTTCCACGTTCCTTGCAGAAGCATGGTGTCTCCGGTTTGCAGCACAATGCCTCCCGAACTACCGGCCTTGTCTGCGAGAACTTCATTGCCGGCGCGCTGGACGGCCAAAATGATGAGATCCCCGCTTTCCGTAACCATGCCAGGAAAAACCTTCTGTCCAACGAGCCCAGAGCGCGGCGGTATGACCACTTCGGCGAGACCTGAGCGGCGGTTGAACAATGTCTCCTCGCCTTTTCCCGCAACGGCTTCCTCATCGCGGAAGGAGAGATGCATTTCTGCGGCGAAGGCCGCTGCCGTTTCCGCATCGCCGCGCAGCAGCAAATGGTCACCTTCCGCGATCTGCTTGCGACGCAAGGGGCTGGCGGTGTCGCCCTCCTGGATTGCAACGAGGTTGAGCCCCTGCACGCTTGTCAGATCAATCGACTCCGGCGTCGCGCCGACCAATGGCGAGGTTGCTCGCACTCTCGCCTGATAGACGCCACTCGCCAAACCATATTGCTCGACCAATGTCTTGGCGTGACGGCTAAAGTCGGCGGGCATGGTTGCGCCGTTACGCTCAGGAAGCAGACGCTGTCCGAAAAGAACAATGATCGCTATTGTGCCGACAAGCAGCGGAACACCGACAAGGGCAAATTCGAAGAAACTGAATCCCGCTACGCCCGCGTCAACCGCGGCTTCGGAAACCAACACGTTGACCGGGGTGCCGGTCAACGCAAGCATCGAACCCGCATGCGCGGCAAATACCAGTGGCATAAGGAGTTGCGACGAGTTCCGTCTAAGCCTCACCGCTATCACGACAACCACCGGAAGAAGAGCGGCGACTGCACCATTGACGCTGATGAGCGCGGTTAGCAGCGCCACCAGCAACATCGTCAAGACCAGCAGCCGTGTCCGGCTCTCCTCTCCCGCGCCACGGATCAATAACTGCCCTGCCCATGCAGTCACGCCAGTGACCTCCAGCGCGGTACTGACGACGAAAAGCGACGCGATAAAAATGACTGCCGGATCACCAAAACCACTGAGCGCCTGGCCAATCGTCAGCACACCGCTTGCCCAAAGCGCCAGCGCGACGCCCATGGCCACTATTACCACCGGAATCTTGTTCCAGACGAACAGGACAACCGCAACGGCGATGATCAGGGCAATATAGGTAATTGGGCTCAAGCGCTTGGTTCCTTCCTTGTCCGGTTACCAATCGTCCGCATGAAGCAACTAGTCCGGCATACGACGCGAATATGCAACATGCATCAAGTCCAGCGCGGCGCGCTGGACTTGATGCATGGGGAAACAGCCGGCGCGCTATTGTTCCAGCGTCGCCATCAGTATGCCGAGGCGGCATCCTTTTTCGTATTCGGTCAAGTTCACGTATTCCTTGATCGTATGGATCTCGGCCTGACCGGCGCCAATGGTGATCGTGGGTATGCCATGCTTGTCGAGCCAGTTGGCGTCGAGACCACCATTCGAGAAGAGGGTCTTCGGCTCGATGCCCAAAATGCCCAGCGCCTCGATCGCCCGTTCCACGACTGGACTCTTTTCGTCGAGCTTGAAGGGAGGGTAGGACGTGACGTAGCTGAACTTGACCTCGGCCGTATCGCCTTCGTGATCAGTGATCTCGGCCTTCGCCTTGGCAAAAGCCTGCTCGTAACCAATAGCTATGGCCTTCGCAAAAGATGCCTCGGGGCTGCGCGCCTCACCCTTCAGGTAGGCATAGTCGGTGACAACGTTGGTGGCATCGCCTGCCGGCTTGCCATCCTTGCCGCCGAAGATACCAATATTGCTTGTGCCGCGGCCCTCTTTCTTGACGATCTTCCCGAACCAGCCGGCTTTTCTCGCTTCGACCAGTCCGAGAGCACCTACCATGGTGGCAGAAATTCCCTTGTCGGGTGCCACGCCGGCATGCGAGGCGCGACCGGTGATCTCGACCTCCCAGTTCTCCTGACCGACAGCGCCAATAATCAATTCGGACGCCAACTGGCCGTCGACGTTGATGCACATCACCGGCCCACCAAGCTCAGCGGGGTTCAGTTCACGCGCGCCATGCAGACCGCTCTCCTCCCGAACGGTAAAGAGCAATGTGATCGGAGGGTGCGGAAGTTTGTTCTTGATAAGTGTCTCGGCGACCACGACGAGAAGCGCCACACCTGTGCGCGCGTCGCCGCCAAGCGCAGTCGTGCCGTCGGAAACAATTCGGTCACCTTCACGCCTCGGCTTGGCGCCGGCGCAAAGAGGCACCGTGTCGAGATGGGTTGAAAAGAGCAGGCGAGGACCGGGCCGGGTTCCCGGAATATCGACGATCAGATTACCCGTCTCGGTCGGCAGCGGGATGCGCTTGTTGGCATCGTCGAAGCGTATGGCCGATGCCGGTACGCCGACTTTCTTCAAGGCATCACTCACGGCCGCCGCAATGTTTGCTTCCTGGCCCGTGACACCTTCAACCGACAGGAAGTTCATGAGGTGATCTATAGCGGCCGGGACATCGAGGGGAACAGAAGTGCTCATAATATCCATCCGATCTATTGTTCTATTGGGATTTCGCGATGCAATGTCCGACGGGCTTATAAGCCCCACGGCAAGCCGAGCGACTGCCAGATAGCAAAGAGCGCGGTCCACAGGACGAACATCCAGATCACATAGGGCAGCATAAGCGATACAATCGTGCCGACACCTGCCGATGTGTCATATTTCTGCGCAAAACCAACCACGAGCGCGAAGTAGGCGTTGAGTGGCGTGATCGCGTTCATTGGTGAATCGCCGACGCGATAGGCGGCCAGCACGGCTTCCGGTTCGACCCCCAGCTTCATCAACAAAGGCACGAAGACCGGTGCGAAAATCGCCCATTTGGCGATGGCGCCAGTCAACAAGAGATCGATGATCGCCACGACGACGATGAAGCCGAGCAGCAGCGGCAGAGCTCCGATATTCGCGGCCTGCAGGATGCCGGACAGGCTCAGGGCCATAACGGTGCCCATATTGGTGTAGGTAAAATAGGCGACAAACTGGCTGAGCACGAAGAACAGGAAGATCGTGCCGCCGAGGCTCTTGATGGATTTCTCGATCGCGGCGATGACCTCGGAGAGCGTCCGCAACGTTCCTGCACCGATGCCGTAGGCCCAACCTGTGGTGAGGAAGATCAGCATGATCAATGCAATCAGACCATTCATGAAGGGCGAATTGCCGATCAACTCGCCCGTGGTCGGATTGCGCAGCGGTGCTCCCGAGGGCAAGGTCAGAAAGCCGAATATGACGATCAAGCCAATGAGGCCGTACAGCGCGTAGCGCAAACCGCGCGATTCCGCCTCGCCGAGGGGCGCACTCTGATCTTCAACAGCGCCTGGCGCTGACTTGCTCGGATCGAACTTTCCAAGCCGCGGTTCGATCATGCGGTCAGTGATGAACGCGATAATAACGGTGAGGAACAGCACCGATGCGATCGAAAACCAGATATTCGACGCGAGGCCGATCGTCCGGTTAGGGTCCACCAGCGCCGCTGCGTCGTTGGTGAATTCAACAAGCACCGCGTCAAGCGGCTTGATCAGCATGTTTACTGTAAACGCGCCGGCGACCGCAGCAAATCCCAACGCCAGACCAGCAAGTGGATGGCGGCCGACCGCCAGGTAGGCAATGCCGGCAAGAGGAATAAGCACGAGATAGCCCGCATCCGCCGCGATCGATGCGAGGATGCCCACGAAGGCCAAAATGTAGGTCAGCGCCCAACCCGGAGAAACGATCACAAGTTTGCGGATCAGTGAAGTCACCAAGCCGGACTCTTCCGCAACACCAGCGCCGATCATCGCCACAATCATCAAGCCGACGGCAGTGAAGCCCATGAAGTTTGGAATGAGCGAAGAATAGATGAAGCGGATGCCTTCGATGTTCATCAAGCTTCGTATTTCGGTCGTCGCGGTTTCTATCTCGTGCGTGTCCGGGTTGATGCGCTCAAAACTGACTGCTGCCCCGAACATGCTCAGGATGCCGGAGAGAACAATGACGATAGCGATCAGGATCAGAAAGATGATGACCGGGTGCGGCACCATGTTTCCGACCCTCTCGACGCCGTCGAGAAACTTCTGCATCACTGTTTTCGGAGGCGCCGCGGTAGTGGCCATCGTGCTTATCCCTCAATCAAGCGGTGACAAGCCTTAATTCGCCTCGCGGTGAAACCAATGTTTCATCGACGAGACGTACGAGCCGTCAGGCCTGCAAATTTAATTTGCTGTGTCAAAGAGTCATGAGTGTAGAATCCATAACGTTGACCTGATGTCCCGAATTTGATCGAAGTTTTTCGCAGGAAACACATGGCAAACGGCCGAGAATCATCCTCGGAGCATGCGTGCGGCGCGGTTTTTGGGACGAACGGCGCAGGCTTTGGATTTTTCGCTCATTCCCAGCCTACAAATTGCCGATAGGGTCCTGTGCCCGCTCAGGACGTTTGAACGAGCGAGCTTTGTCATGCAACTTCGGGTGCCGACCCAGATGTGATCGCAATGGCCTTTGAAACAGCAACAAGCAGCTCAAATATAGGCTCAGATTTGGATCCAACATTTCCGACGGGATCCCGGTCAGGTGAAAGCGCCGCCCTTGAACGCATTCCGGGTCCTGCCTCGATATGATTGTTGAATCAGGAAACGTTTTCAACGCGGAGGGCGAATCGTGGCCGGAGCCGACGCGGCGCCTTGAAGACTTCCAGCCTCTGCTGCCTGCGGAATCGACGATCATTGCCCATCTGCTCAGCGGCAAGTTCGATCGGCTCGGTGACGGGTCACTCCCAAAGGAAGCAGACCCCGACCGGGTCGTTCGCGCATCATTCCTCCGTTTCCTCATGCTTGGTGGCGAAGAGGGATGCAGACCTCATGAAAAAGGAATCAGAGTCGGCGGCGCATGGATCAAGGACGTGCTTGATCTCGAAGCTTGCCGAGTGTCTCGCGACATCGGCTTGAACAACTGCCATTTCGAGGAGGCGCCCATCCTCCGAGCGGCAATCATCAATCGCCTGTTCTTGAATGGATCTTCTTTTCCCGGCCTTCAGGCAGAACGGCTCGAAGTGCGAGGAGGAATCTATCTGCGTGGAGCCAGGGTCGACGGTACAGTGGTCCTCGCGCAATCTCGACTGGGTGGAAACCTCGAATGTGACGGCGCGACGATCCGGGCACAGGACCACGCTATCGATGCCGAACGTATCGAGGTGCGTAGCGTGCTGGTCCGGCGCGCGCGCCTGCAGGGCGGAATCAACCTGCATGGCGCGCAATTGGCCGCTGACTTCGATGGCAGCGGATCGACCATCTCCTTTCCAGAGGGTGTGGCAATCGACTTCGAAAAGAGTGAAAATCGAGGCAGCCTTACGGTGCGAGGCGCGGAAGTCGACGGCGAAATCCGGTTGGTCGCATCCCTGATCGAGGGAGATTTCGACTGCACCGACGCTGTTCTCTCCAATCCTGGAAAGAGTGCTCTGGATATGAGCCGCACTGTTATCAAAGGCGCGTTTTTCCTGCATGGCAAGGCGCGGGTCGACGGCGTTCTGGCGATGACTGGAGCATCGATTGATACAATCCACGACAGTTCCCCCTGCTGGCCGAAGGCAGGAGACCTGCTTCTGAACCGGTGTCTCTATCGCGCCTTCATCGACAGCCCCGTCGATGCCGGGAGCAGGCTCGATTGGCTGGCGCGGCAGGATCCTGAACGCTGGGGCGAAGACTTCTGGCCTCAGCCCTATGAGCAGCTTGGGCTGGTCTTTCGGGAAATGGGGCACATCGAAGACTCACGTGCGGTCTTGATCGTCAAGGAACGCCGACAACGGCGCGCACGCAGGGCGCGCGCGAAGAACCGCCTGTGGTGGGCAATCCTTGCCGTTCAGGATGGCATTCTGGCGGTGACGGTTGCCTATGGACGCCAACCCTTGCTGGCATTGGCCTGGTTGCTTCTGTTCTGGGCTGTCGGGGTCGGAGTTTTCTGGAACGCGGATCGTCTCGGCGCCCTCAAGCCAAACAGCGCAGTCGTCCTTCGCTCGCCAGAATGGACTCTTTGCGGCATCAACACGTCTGAAGAACAGTTCCTGATTGCCCCCCAAACCACGATGGATGGTCGTGCAAAGCCGGGACAGACGCAACTTTCTTGCTTTCGTGACCAGTTCGAAGCAGCAAGCTATCCGCAGTTCAATCCCTGGATGTATTCGCTGGACACGCTCCTGCCTGTACTGGAAATGGGTCAGAAAGAGTATTGGCGCCCCAATCCACCCGAACCAGGCGGAGCGTTTACTATTGCCTATTTCTATTTTCAGTCCATCGTGGGTTGGGCGCTCAGCCTTCTGGCTGTCGCCGGTTTCTCCGGACTGGTCAAATCTCCCTGACACCAAAAGTCGGCTCCCAATCCGGCGTCGACGTTGCTGATGTGTGGTCCCGTGCGAAAGTTGATAGATTCTCTTGTAACAGCCGGAATATTAGTGGGGACGCTATCCTTCGCGGCGTCTCTCACACCCAGTCTGATCCCGCGATCCTATCTTATACAGGGCGTTCTGTCCGGGCTATCGGCAGGGATCGGATACGGGCTCGGCGTCCTCGGCTATTGGTTTTGGACGTATCTCGAATTGCCGCAGTTGCAGGGTCGGGCGCAGACGCTCGTGCGTCGCGCGATATGCGCAGCCTGCGCCGTAGCAGCCATCATCTTCCTATGGAAAACGACGGACTGGCAGAATTCGATTCGCGTGCTGATGAGTATGGCGCCACTTGACACGGGCAACCCGTTCAAAATCGGCGCTATCGCCGCTTTCGTCTTCGCTGTTCTCATGGGACTGGCGCGGCTCTTCAAACACACGTACCGGATGTTCTCGCGGTGGCTCGACAGATATGTGCCAAAGCGCGTTTCGAAGCTTGTGGGTGGTTTGCTCGCAATCATCGTTTTCTGGTCGGCAGTGGAAGGCCTGGTTTTCAGGCTGACGCTTCGCATCCTCGACTCGTCTTTCCAGGAGATGGATGCACTCATCGAGGACGACCTCGCAAGGCCCGAAACCTCACTCAAGACCGGTAGCCCTGCATCGCTGCTGGCGTGGGATGATCTCGGACGGCAGGGCCGCCATTTCGTCAGTTCCGCTCCGACCGGCGCGCAAATCGGTGCATTCTTCAATACGACAGCCATGGACCCGATACGGGTCTACGTCGGAATGAATTCCTCCGATACGACCGATGGCCGCGCAAAGCTCGCGCTGGAGGAACTGAAGCGAACGGGCGCGTTCTCCCGCTCTATTCTTATCATAGCTATGCCGACCGGAACCGGTTGGGTCGATCCGGCAGCACAGGATCCAGTCGAGTTCCTCCACAAGGGCGACGTTGCCACCGTCTCTATGCAATATTCCTATCTTGCAAGCTGGCTGTCCCTGCTTGTCGAACCCGAATATGGCGCTGAGGCCGGCAAGGCCCTCTTTCGGGAAGTTTACGGATATTGGTCGTCACTTCCGCGCGACAGTCGCCCGAAACTCTATCTTCAAGGTCTCAGCCTCGGAGCCATGAATTCGGAGCTTTCGTTTAGTCCGTTCGACGTCGTCACCGATTCTTTTCAAGGCGCACTCTGGAGCGGTCCACCCTTCCCCAGCCCAATCTGGAGATCCGCAACGGATGCGCGAAATGCCGGATCTCCCGAATGGCTCCCCGTTTTTCGCGATGGTTCGGCGTTCCGCTTTACCACCCAGACCAATGCCCTTGATCTGCAGGGCGCAGGCTGGGGACCGGTTCGCATCGTCTATCTCCAATATGCGAGCGATCCGATCACATTTTTCGAGTCCGGGACGCTCTATCGCGAGCCCGACTGGATGAAGACGCCGCGAGGGCCTGATGTTTCGCAAAAGGTACGGTGGTATCCACTGATTACGATGTTGCAGCTTGCCGTCGACATGGCGATCGCGACCACCACGCCGATGGGCTACGGCCACGTCTTTGCGCCGCAACACTATATCGATGCCTGGATGGCAGTTACCAATCCGCCCGGTATCAGGCCCGAAGATGTGGAGCGGTTGAAAGCTTTTTTCATCGAAAGGGGTGAGACACAATCGATCAGCGGATAGCTTCCGCACCGCCGATGGACGCTCAATGTTGGGAACGAAGCAATGAAAATATCGATAGCTCTTGCAGCAGCATGTCTTGGAATGCCGGCAGCCGGCACCTCAAACTATGCTCACTCCGTCCCGTTCGTTCTGGTGCAGACCGACGGCGAAGCTGTGCAGAGCGCTCCTTTGGAAGGAAGCGAGTGGCGGGTACAGGAACTCGACGGCAAGAAGGTTGTTGAGGGCGTGGTGTCGACGCTGGCATTCAGCGAGGGAGGGGTGGTGAGCGGGAGCGGCGGCTGCAACAGATTTCGCGGGAGCGTCAAGATCAACGGAACTGCGATGAAGTTCAGTCCGCTGGCTACGACAATGATGGCCTGCGAAGAGGAAAAATCCAGGCAGGAAGCGCATTTCCATGCCGCTTTGGAGAAAACTGCCTCCTATTCACTGCAGGATGGACAATTGAAACTGATCGACGCGACAGGTAACGCGGTTGCGCGTCTCGAGAAACTTTGAACGGCGCTTCAACTCTTGCAGAGAAAGTTGCTGGAACTGGAGAGCTCAGCCTCCGCTTACGATGCGCAGAAGCTCGTACAGCGTTGAAGGCTGGTCTGCGCGAAGATGGGATTCCCGTGCGATGACAAGTCCATCGCTGGCCCATGCGATATCCCGCGCTTCCTTGGGCGAAATTCCGAACTCGTTGCGAAAGGTCCGGCTGTATGCCGAAGCATCCAGGAAGCCCCATTGCTCCGCAATACGGGCGATCGATCTGCCATCAGCTATGTCCGAGAGCGCATCGCGCGTTCGCAGCAACCGCCGCTTGCGTATGTAGGAGGCAACTCCACCGAGCGGCTCAAAGAGCCGGTAGAGGCGTGACCGCGAGGTGCCGAGTGATGCGCATAGCATCTCCGGCGAAAGCTCATGATCCGTCAACCTGCTGTCTATCAGGCGACGGGCACGCGCCAGCAGCGTCGCATCAATCGGGGACTTGGCCTCGGTCAAGCGGTCTTGCGAAGGTGACAGACAGGCGGCAACGATACTGCGTGTGGCCGCAACGATGTTGGGCATCTCTGTCGCGCGCAATTCTTCGAGCGACCGATTCAGGATGAATAGATAGTCTGCCAGAAGCTTGCCCATCCCTCCGTCGATCCTGAAGTCCAGCATTCGGTATAAATTGGTCGAGGAGGTGAACAGATCGTGCGGAATGAAGAGCGTAACTATCCCGTCAACATCAATTTGCGTGTCAAATGGCGTTCCCAGGCAATGAAGTTCGGGAAAGGCTGCTCCTTCTTCTGAAAAATTGCCACCATTCAGTGCCCTGAATGGAAGATCGATATACCAGTGGTCGAGCACACTTTTCTTCAAGTGTTTCCTGCGATGCGGGCGGTCTTTTCCGGGAAGTTCGGTTCGCATGAACGCCAGACAGTCAAGGTTCCAGACCTTCTGGCTAGCAGCAAATGGTTCTCTTTCACGTGCCTGGCAAGATAAGTCCATGACCCCTTGA
Protein-coding sequences here:
- a CDS encoding alpha/beta hydrolase, coding for MLGVYNATAPGTTKVDMLVATTRAPSDTPGIVYSGERGTGISLTSFAISIPPDQNRQVGQVQWPTRLPPDPSRDFTTIGVTPLTGAAEARGWLKKHLPKSRRVLIFVHGFNNGFEDAVYRFAQIAHDSHADAAPVLFTWPSRGSVFAYGFDRESANFSRDAFEETVWRIAQDPTVSDVTIMGHSMGAWLVMESLRQLAIRHGKLPDSIHNVILASPDIDVDVFRTQWQALNSPAVRFTVFVSQADRALALSRRLAGRIDRLGQIDVNSAANYAPLEKAGIVIISLSGLRVGDSLNHSKFAESPEVVRLIGTRLVAGQVIDDSDPSLGERIGIAAMGVGSAVGGATGAVITAPIVVLDPNSRRTYNEQVNQVGSAAASVMEPLE
- a CDS encoding AbgT family transporter, whose translation is MATTAAPPKTVMQKFLDGVERVGNMVPHPVIIFLILIAIVIVLSGILSMFGAAVSFERINPDTHEIETATTEIRSLMNIEGIRFIYSSLIPNFMGFTAVGLMIVAMIGAGVAEESGLVTSLIRKLVIVSPGWALTYILAFVGILASIAADAGYLVLIPLAGIAYLAVGRHPLAGLALGFAAVAGAFTVNMLIKPLDAVLVEFTNDAAALVDPNRTIGLASNIWFSIASVLFLTVIIAFITDRMIEPRLGKFDPSKSAPGAVEDQSAPLGEAESRGLRYALYGLIGLIVIFGFLTLPSGAPLRNPTTGELIGNSPFMNGLIALIMLIFLTTGWAYGIGAGTLRTLSEVIAAIEKSIKSLGGTIFLFFVLSQFVAYFTYTNMGTVMALSLSGILQAANIGALPLLLGFIVVVAIIDLLLTGAIAKWAIFAPVFVPLLMKLGVEPEAVLAAYRVGDSPMNAITPLNAYFALVVGFAQKYDTSAGVGTIVSLMLPYVIWMFVLWTALFAIWQSLGLPWGL
- a CDS encoding alpha/beta-hydrolase family protein — its product is MGTLSFAASLTPSLIPRSYLIQGVLSGLSAGIGYGLGVLGYWFWTYLELPQLQGRAQTLVRRAICAACAVAAIIFLWKTTDWQNSIRVLMSMAPLDTGNPFKIGAIAAFVFAVLMGLARLFKHTYRMFSRWLDRYVPKRVSKLVGGLLAIIVFWSAVEGLVFRLTLRILDSSFQEMDALIEDDLARPETSLKTGSPASLLAWDDLGRQGRHFVSSAPTGAQIGAFFNTTAMDPIRVYVGMNSSDTTDGRAKLALEELKRTGAFSRSILIIAMPTGTGWVDPAAQDPVEFLHKGDVATVSMQYSYLASWLSLLVEPEYGAEAGKALFREVYGYWSSLPRDSRPKLYLQGLSLGAMNSELSFSPFDVVTDSFQGALWSGPPFPSPIWRSATDARNAGSPEWLPVFRDGSAFRFTTQTNALDLQGAGWGPVRIVYLQYASDPITFFESGTLYREPDWMKTPRGPDVSQKVRWYPLITMLQLAVDMAIATTTPMGYGHVFAPQHYIDAWMAVTNPPGIRPEDVERLKAFFIERGETQSISG
- a CDS encoding M20/M25/M40 family metallo-hydrolase, translated to MDIMSTSVPLDVPAAIDHLMNFLSVEGVTGQEANIAAAVSDALKKVGVPASAIRFDDANKRIPLPTETGNLIVDIPGTRPGPRLLFSTHLDTVPLCAGAKPRREGDRIVSDGTTALGGDARTGVALLVVVAETLIKNKLPHPPITLLFTVREESGLHGARELNPAELGGPVMCINVDGQLASELIIGAVGQENWEVEITGRASHAGVAPDKGISATMVGALGLVEARKAGWFGKIVKKEGRGTSNIGIFGGKDGKPAGDATNVVTDYAYLKGEARSPEASFAKAIAIGYEQAFAKAKAEITDHEGDTAEVKFSYVTSYPPFKLDEKSPVVERAIEALGILGIEPKTLFSNGGLDANWLDKHGIPTITIGAGQAEIHTIKEYVNLTEYEKGCRLGILMATLEQ
- a CDS encoding META domain-containing protein, whose protein sequence is MKISIALAAACLGMPAAGTSNYAHSVPFVLVQTDGEAVQSAPLEGSEWRVQELDGKKVVEGVVSTLAFSEGGVVSGSGGCNRFRGSVKINGTAMKFSPLATTMMACEEEKSRQEAHFHAALEKTASYSLQDGQLKLIDATGNAVARLEKL
- a CDS encoding helix-turn-helix domain-containing protein, producing MYQVSTLQSFYKLERSRDQYHRSLDFSTDDLLPQEQFQAFRSAFQGVMDLSCQAREREPFAASQKVWNLDCLAFMRTELPGKDRPHRRKHLKKSVLDHWYIDLPFRALNGGNFSEEGAAFPELHCLGTPFDTQIDVDGIVTLFIPHDLFTSSTNLYRMLDFRIDGGMGKLLADYLFILNRSLEELRATEMPNIVAATRSIVAACLSPSQDRLTEAKSPIDATLLARARRLIDSRLTDHELSPEMLCASLGTSRSRLYRLFEPLGGVASYIRKRRLLRTRDALSDIADGRSIARIAEQWGFLDASAYSRTFRNEFGISPKEARDIAWASDGLVIARESHLRADQPSTLYELLRIVSGG
- a CDS encoding SLC13 family permease, encoding MSPITYIALIIAVAVVLFVWNKIPVVIVAMGVALALWASGVLTIGQALSGFGDPAVIFIASLFVVSTALEVTGVTAWAGQLLIRGAGEESRTRLLVLTMLLVALLTALISVNGAVAALLPVVVVIAVRLRRNSSQLLMPLVFAAHAGSMLALTGTPVNVLVSEAAVDAGVAGFSFFEFALVGVPLLVGTIAIIVLFGQRLLPERNGATMPADFSRHAKTLVEQYGLASGVYQARVRATSPLVGATPESIDLTSVQGLNLVAIQEGDTASPLRRKQIAEGDHLLLRGDAETAAAFAAEMHLSFRDEEAVAGKGEETLFNRRSGLAEVVIPPRSGLVGQKVFPGMVTESGDLIILAVQRAGNEVLADKAGSSGGIVLQTGDTMLLQGTWKALDINLDDPNVLVVSSPELVRRQAVPMGPGARQAIVILLGMVLLLATGWVPSAVAGLLAAGAIILSGILSVEQSYRAIGWTTVILVGAMMPLSTAMVETGAAQLMAERLVALVGDAGPLALLAGLFVLTAIMGQLISNTATALIIIPIGVAAAMNMGISPRPVLMSTAVAAAAAFLTPIATPTNLMVMGPGGYAFSDYWKLGLPLMIWFFVVSVFLVPMIWQF